The following nucleotide sequence is from Bactrocera oleae isolate idBacOlea1 chromosome 2, idBacOlea1, whole genome shotgun sequence.
tttgcgtatttttataaaattgcattaattaaattcttttaaaaaggaaattttttaattaatttaattattttagtttagataaattatattttagttcctttttttgttaattatttattaatcaaaatttttttgtgtatttttaagaagcttaattaattgaaattagaacaaaaattatttaattatttgagtTCAGATCAACTATATTTAGGCTAATTAAAGTTAAGTTTAAagttaatcaattaaatattggctaatttgtaaattgttaattaactatgaaatttaaaatttaaattaattaatagaaaatagtgttaatttatatatttctgaaaaattaatttaattctttaaaaaaaaaaattgtataacatatttatattgagtaaatttcataattatttatatttaatgatatttattttatttattacttttatttattttattttgagcttttacatatatgtatatgaatttaaaataatgatttgttattaatttaaaaattttattatttattttttactattataatTTCGGTATTATTTTTGactttaaaaactcataaaattgtaatttaatttagtttcatATATTCTAATTGCACTTATAGATGATTCAGCTAGCCACTTAATTTAGTCAATCATCTAATTGTCTACATATAGGTATACTCATGAGTAAATTAATGCTAATTTAGTACATTAGATAATTCCGAAATTTTATGAACTCGAAATTcgctaatatatattttgatgtaATTGAAAGGAACGCGCTtcaatgcaattaaaattaagtcaatttattttgtaaaattgaagTAATTATTAAATTGAGCTACTCAAGTAACAAGTTTTATAACTTTTACTTCGCAGCAATTTCGCATTTCTTTGTAACCTTTGGCTTTTTCGCCACCACCTCGTACCCACCTGTAATTTGCGATACATTtccaaattaatttgttttatatcgTCCAATTGTCGTCGCAACGATACGATTGTATCCTGCTTTTCGTGTATATCCTTTTCAAGCAATTTCATTGCCATATCGGATTCGGCTTTAAGAGATACTTGTAGTTTCAACTCCTTATCGAGTTCGGCATATTTCTTTTTCTCTTCACACAACTCGGCGTTGAGTGTTTCGATCGTTGCTTTATTCGCACGATCTGACGATTTGTTTGGACTGTCTTCTGCGTTTGATGTAGGAACATCTTCTATGGGAAATATgtgaatatttatgtgtgtagaAACAAAATATGCTCGCATTGTTTCAGAGAGCACGTAAAGGATGTATATACGTACTGGTAAGGGTGGCATTTTGACGTAGTGCTTGATTTTCGGCTTGTAAGGCTAAGAGGCTATTGCGCGCAATCGCTAGATCCTCCTTCATAagcgcatttgttgttgtaagggATTCAACTTTAGCCTGTAGATTACCGACTGTGGCACTAAAGAGAAATCACGtaagtgataaaaaaaaatccgtCTCGGCTAGCAAAAGGAATCTGCATGCAATTGTGCAACACAAGGCAACtcattttcaaaagcttttaagTGGTCtagtaaatatttgatatagATATATGGTAGGATAGATATTATTATATGGATAAATTGCAATctattaaaaacacaaaaaaaattatatatatgtgtatcgattttttttagataattgcttaaaaaactacttttacttttaagtTCCCAGACTGCTACTTTTCTCCACTAAATTATCGTTGAAAGTCGTTCGCCTCTGTGTTGCGCAATTGGCTACATAACTTTCAAAGCAATACAATACATACTTTAAATGCCGATTGAGCTCTTCAATGTAGTTCTTTTGGTCCAACACGGCAATCATATTGCCCTGACCATTCGCCTCCAATGACTGATTGATCTCTTCGTCGTTCTCGTTACTGCGCGAACTTGAACGCAAGTAAAGCGAGAAGTCGATAACACCCTGTTGTGAATCCAGATCTTCCTCTTTCACGCACAAATTACAATCGATAACATTTAGACCCACTAGAATGCCCATAATGACCACAATCTACGGCGAGAGACACAAGAGAAAACGAAGGAACACTCAAAATTGCACTAACAACTAAGTCATTAGTATTAGGTACCTCGTCGCTCATCATTAGCGCATGCGGTTCGTAGTATTCGTAGAGTGAATCGTCTCGTTGTTCGATAAGCGCTTGCAAATAATCGGCCAATTTCTTCTGCATCAACGCTATGCGTAGCCAAGCTCGAGCGCGTCCAATATGTGTGCGCACGGTGGGCAAATCACGTACACTTGCGGTGATATCCTGCGCTTCGGGACAATAGTTTTCTACGCTCTGCAACAGATCCCACAATTCTTTGCGTGGCCCCAAAAGACCCTAAAATAATCGGTTAGGTTGTATAAAGACAAAAGCGTGCACAGCGGTCAGAAGTAGTTTAACACACCTTCTTTGGACGCAAGCCATGACCTAGCACATGCTCTATGACAATGAAAAAATGTTGCAGCGGTAGGTGATCCGAGTCCAACATACGTCCGAAACGTAGCGATTGCTCTAGTAATTCCTTTACCACgagtttacaaatatttacgagATTACTGCGTTCGATTTCAGCTGGATCGCGTGCTAAAAGTACAAGTCGTCGATTTGTAATGATTAAACACTGTAAGAGCTACGATTAGCCAAGTTGAATTGGCTAATTAAGCGGTAAAGTCTGGTTTATGTAATGCATGTGATCAACGGGATCAGTTTCAGCactcaaaaattcataatacaATCACACGCCCGAATTAAAAGAATAACGAGTTTACGCCGAACGTGGTGAAGCCACAACACTCTTCTTACAATTGAGAATATACCTGTTAAGCTATATTGACGTCAGTTTGGCAACTGAAATGGAGAAAAATGGTCTTCACGTTCTCTTCGAGTATAACAGTCGAATGTcacagaaattattttcaaaatttccttGCAATCGGCGCATACTCGTATTCTATCGTTTTTAAGTCACGCCCACAACCACTTTCGCATTCCCACGCTACTAACATATCAGAATTTGCTTgcaactgaaaatatttaatatcgaaAAGCATAATCAAGTGAAAActtaacaaaacaagaaaattcgTATAAAAAACTGTAGACGATTCAATTGATCACAGGGGCTTTTGATTTGCCGTAGACGTCAATCGGCAAGAAATTATCAGTTTTGAAAAAGTATTTGACATGTAAAGATGAAAATATGTGTGTCCCTAGTGCTGCTGATGTTGCTCTGTCCGGGCGGCTGTCCAGTGTACGATTTCGATTTGCGCACCATCCAGCAGCCTAGTCAGTTCGCGAATGGTCTAAAACTCGCGGCCGATCTTAACAGCGAGTTCAATCAGGGCATCATGAATTTTCATGTGCTCAATGACAAGGACCGATTCGATGTGGAGAACACTTGCAAGCTAGACGGTATTTCAGACGATCCTGTTGAAAGTCCAACAAGGAAACTGAAGTATTTACGTAGAGCTGAGGAAGAAGATATAACTAATATGGAATTGAATGAATTTGTGGGATCGAATCTTTTTGATAGTACACGTAAGAATTGCTTTTCGCCGGAAGATTTGAATTTGCTGGCCGCACGAAGAGACTTTGAGGTAGCGTGCGGTTACTTTTATGCTTGCGTAAAGGAAAAACGAACTTAAAATTCTCATTTATTTGCAGTATCTGCTGCCGAAAGATTTGCCGAAATGTCTACTCAACGACGACATGTTAAAGATGCtgctaaattatttttacaatggCAATGAGTTTATACAAAGAATGAACGACGTTTCGAGAAAGGTGGTTGAGCGAGCTTATTACGATATGCTGGGCGGATACTTGCGCTCATATATGCTGCCAGTGGCTAAATACTCCTATTATGGCGGCAAGGCCAGTCTCAAGGTGGTCAGTAGTGTGGTAGAGCTGTATCAGCAATGCAAGTCCTATTTGAACACAAACGGCAATGGCTGGAAAATGCCCATTTTACTTGAGGAAATGGAAAGTGTGCGTGTGGACTCTATAAGGGGCTCGGACTGTGGTGGCGATGGCAACGGTGCTGGTGGCGGACCAACCGGCTGTGCACGTCTCGAAATGTTGCCGGCCAATGATGGCGATGAAAATGTTATGCTTGTGGCTTTGCCAAAACTGGAGGCCGATTGCATTGAAAATGGTTTGAGTAATATATGGTTGCCATTTCGAAAGCGGCGCAACTATGATCTCAGATCACCGAAATCTGCTTATATAATTATGCGATTCTACGAAACGGTCACACGTTGCTATCAGTCACAGTCAATGCCACAAGAAGCCtacaattacaaatttataGCATGGATTAATGAGAACCTAAAACCACATCTATCCGACGAGGAGTTCTATCCCGGTCTGGGTGGTGTATTGcgaattgttgaaaaattaagaaaaggcCGTAAGGCACTGAACTTAAACGATGATGAAGCGCTCAATCAGCGCATAGAGGATCTGAGTGGTACGCGTGTGAACGATATTGGCGGTGTTGGCGATAGTAAAAGCGACGATGGCTTTTCCGATATGGAGCTCGCACAAAAGGCCTTGGAATACAAGATGAAGGAGAGCGCCAGAAAAACGATGATTAACAGTAAACGTTGGTTTGAGAAGAGCGACAACGATAATAGACAACTGCAGAGCCGAAAGATTTGCGAAAAGTCTAAAGCTCAACAAAACCAACATAGTCCGCAAACACAGCAAAATCAAACACATAAAACCAAGAAGCCAAAGTGTAAAACAAAGGGTGGAAAGCATGGTGGCGCCGGGTCCCTAATCAAGTTGACATCCGAAGAACAAAAACATTATCTCAAGTATCTTTGTTGCATTATCGGACTTATACTGCTCATATTACTGATCATACTGCTTGTCGCTATGTTATTGAGATACCGTAAGCGTAGGCGTAAGACTGAGCCGAAACCAAAGCCACCGAAAAAAAAGCGTAGATGTCCTGCATGGTGCAGTTTTTTACTGTGCAGAAAGAAACCAGCCGATGAAGAGATCGTTATTAAGCCCGAAACGAAATCGGTTATTGCAACACAACCACGTAGATcacacaaaaaatgtaaaaagtgaaataaaacagCTCTAACTAATCAATTTCAACTTTCCAGACCGACGCGCGTCCACTTCCACATCGTCGCTGGCCTGTCAACCGGCTGCTAAATGCATTCCATGTTCTAAGCGCGCCACCAAGGAATCGGAAAGTGCACCCATTATCGAAACAACCTCACTCGATTACTATTCCTCGTCCGAGCCCGAAAGTAAAGTGCGTCAGAAAGCGAAAAAAAGCAAACAGAAAGTGGTCACAATAGatgagaagaagaagaaaaaatcaGCATCACCATCACCAACGAAAACTAAGCCAGCACCGGCAAAATCTAAAGCGGTACCGCCGAAATCTCGTCTTGCTGGCGGCGCAGAGCTAAAAAGTTCATCCAGTTCGGATAGCACGAAGCGCTTGGGCATACAACGTACCATCCCCACAGACAATAAGAAGAGTAGTGTATAGGAAGGTATCACTTTTATATAAATCAATATTAAATAGTTCTATTACAGAATGAAGAGGATATGCCCCTATTGCCGCAACCGGAACGTCCAGCTTCTCGAGATCACTCGAAAGGTTCACGCAGTTGGGAAACCATGTACGACACATAAATCTCTTAAATTCACTACTAGAACAATTAGCATCTACACTAtagcgtatttatttcactaTTTACTTATCGCAAGTGTTTATTcgcattatttatgtatatttttgcattctatttaagcaattttttcgCTAAATAAATAACGGATCTTGCTGTCAGCGTGATTACAAAACAAACAATGCATATAGTGTGACCAAAGTACACGTGGCTCTTACTCATAAACAGCTTCTTAAAGCCTCTACGCTATTTCATCAAAAACTAAGTAGAGCATGGTGTGATGCAAGGTTCATGATTATAGCTTCGAAATTTCACTGCATTAGATATTAGAAAGATATCTCCTCTTTGGATCACAAGTGAGATCCAAAAAGGCGATCAAGTGATTTCTAAAGAGATCAAGTGTGAGCTTCACTTGTCGAAAAACAAGTCTAAGGAGGGAGTCCTAAAGTTTATAGCATTGACGAATATACTTCATATCTATtgatttaagtgaaattttatgtGTGGTGACTACCACTTAGTGAATGATGAGTTCAAATCGctagaaattttaaaactgtACACATTTGTTCTCTTATGGTCTTCAATTCCTTCCTGGTGCTCATAGTGTTTTTATCACATTAAAAAATGTCTAATTAATCATCagtaaaaaatttcgaaactgTGATATATTCGAAAAGCCAATTAAGTTATTCATAAACTGTAAACTTTCAACCAACTAAAGctcttaaaatgtttaaaaaaaaaaaattgtcagccATTTTAAcacaagttcaaaaatattttagactCTTAAGCAACAAGATGAATGTGTGAGTACCACTATAAGTCTAATGCATTGTTCTCAAGAGATTTATCTACCACACTTCtagtaaaacaacaaatacatttaTGGCACCTATAAGTGATGCTTTGTATAAGGATACTTTAAAGGTAAATGAACACGAATGACATCACCTTCATGCAAGTGAAATAAGTGCAATCAGGTGTGAAACAATGCTTATACATATCAACACTGGTAGCCAAACGCCCTCTAGGGAAAATGAGGAAACACGAATTTATGAAAACCaaaatgtatgtgtaagtgtgcatacgtataaaatattaattattaaaacaaccctggggtcggctttagtataccattccacgatttcagggttaaaaaCGGTATGGTTTGATAGAGAAGTTTCACcaaattaagaatatatataattatagccgccggaaacctatagttttcgagatatttgcattttaatttaaaaattttatcgtAAAATTTCTCgacttttagttaatttttattttatattatgcattAACACTTCCCTacattgtttctacatatttaatttatatcaattattttaatatttgcctTACAATaagcattttaattttgtacacaaaaacaaaaggtaTCCAGGttgattataattatatatattcttaatgtggagaatctcctctatctaaacatacccattttaaccgtgaaatcgtgggatggtatactaaaattTCCCGCAACTCTCACGCAACAGTGATACACAATTTAGCGCCTTTTACAACATTATGTGTTTTTTCGAGAATGTATATTACAACACACTTTGGCGCCTGCAAACAGTAGAATTTATTACAGATCCACGTGCAACAGTTAGCATACCGAATATTTTCCTGCTGGGTAGCTATTACGTATTTACACATACCGAACCTTTATCAGACATACCATGATTCAATTTGTcaatgaaacaaaattatttgaaaacaaaaactacaaaaatgcAATGTGTttcaagtattaaaaaaaaacaaaaaaaaaaaaaaaacatgaatttactatttacatatgcacgtgtatgtgtgagtgtattgCAATggaaattagttgaaaaaaagcAACCTACGGTGATTGGACCATTCACCAGTACCACCAACACCAAACACACCAATCAAGCCATTATCTGCATGTGCGTGTCGTGCGGTAAGCAAGTGCGacaacgacgacgacgacgaacCGTTCGTCTTGTGCACATGTTCGGGTGCATCGTTAAAACGACGACCCAGCAAGTTACGGACAGTCAATATACCATTATCATCCAAACCGTTCGACATTCCCGAATAGCGTTTGTTCTTTTGGCCCAGCTGTGTGCCGCGTTGTACGCCATAAACGCTGGTACTGGTGCCACCGCCGCCACTATGCTGCTGCCCAATGTCAAGATCTTGTAGCTCCTTCAGGCACAGCCAATCGCCGTCAACGGATACGCGAAAGTTGCACAAATAGATGGTGTCCTGCACGCCGCCGGCAATCTCTTCGCTTGTATTTGCATGTGACGCCTTTGGCAGGCTAATTGTTGTGGAGTTGTTGTTCTGCTGTTGCTTAAGTTGCTGctgatgctgttgttgttgatgatgtTGATGTTGCTTTTGATGAACACCCGTGGTGACACTGGTCATCACGTTGACTTGCTGTTGCATCTTGTATACTTTATTCGAGTTTTTTGACTGCGTAAAAACCGCTATGGTTGTCGATTGTGTACTTGGTTGTTCGACTgtactgttgttattgttattgtttaacGTTAATTTCCTGGTTTCGTCAGCCAGGGAGCGCATGTTATAGGTATTGGGTGCGCATAAGCCAAatcaaattgttgaaaaaatataaccTGGGAACGGACACAATTAGCTCAGACTCCACGGTGTGATAATAAAAACGCTGTTAGCTTTGTTTAAAGTTAAGAAATTGCTGCGAAAAGTAATTATAGCTCGCGTTAATCGAATATTGTATGCTCTGGTGAAAAATCGAAGCGTAATTCCCCACCCACAATCACCATCGATGCAAGCCAAAGATGTTGTAGACGAAATTTTGCCTTTTCGCTTTTGTATTGACTTTTATAGctagttttttgtttgtttcttttgtttatttatatttaattagcaCTGTAAAATAGTTTTACTATTTAAAAGCACGAATAATTCTTCACGCAAATTCCCACTGTGTTTTCACAATTACTGCACCGTATAATATGCGAGTGAATGATAAAAACGTATTTGTATTGCGACTGACTGGCTACTTCACTGATGACTGTCTGCTTCAAGTTCTCAATTCTCACGATTTGAGTGTATAGTTTTGTATCCTTTAGGGCTCTCTGCTTGAAGTCGTCAATTTACTAGCACAACTCGCTCACATCCGGTGGTGAGTTTGCTCACTCACAATTTACTTGTATTCAAGTTGCCGTTATTGATTTTCCATTGCACCGCTGTCACTTCGACGGTCAAAAGCCAATtgcttttatgttttgttgCCTCCCAACTAAACAccctttatttgaatttgtagcggtttaaataatgcatatatgaacttcggaaaattttttcaagaaaCAAGACCGCAACTTTAGTGTTTAAATATATGGTTAGTTAAAATCATTTGTAAATAGCTTAAATAAAATGTGTCATATAAGAGTGGCTACAAGGCGATATAGAGAAAGAGTCTTAAATCTTATTTTAAATGACCGTCTGTTTTAAGACGACCAAAATTGACTCGAATTTTATTTGGTGAAAGCCCGTCCCTGTTTAAATCGGTTAGCGGTAAATAGAGATAACAGTCTTGAGACAATAATTTTTCCTTGATTGTAACAATACACtgtaatatatttacttacttgAAAGTATAACCGTAAGTGTATAATAGCTTTAACAAACGTATACTATAATTGTTATATGGAAGCTCTCGAGGCAATTCAGTATTTCCGACTAAGAATCAGTTCAATGTTTGCTTTCGCTTATTAGCAATGGAGTTAAAAACAATCGTATTGCGGTGAGTTATATGAGTTTAGATGCAAAAGCAATTTGTCAGCTTCTCAAAAAACTTGATATTTCGAGAACGTTTGTTTGCCGTACTATTGATCGGGTTTCCAAAATGTCTACAGTTGATGATAGAAAGAGAAGTGGTCGTTCTCGCGTGGTTCGAACCAATTCAGCCACAAAAACTGGTCGCTAACGTGTTCGGAGAAATTCTCTAAGAAAACATAAGGGAAATGGATACATCGACTAGATCAATGTCAAGACTATTTCGAAATGATGTCCAATTGAAAGCCCACTGTTGGCCAACTGATTATCTTCTCACAACGCGTTTGAAGTAAATAAGGTTCAACAGATGTAAGCGGTTTCATTAGTGGCACGCGGTTAACGACCTtgaaagtattatttttataaaccaaAAAGTTTTCTCTGTTGTAGAGGTTTTTTATAACCATAAGCCACCCAGGAGTAGCTTAAAACCAACATTCCTGGTTTCATAACTGTTGTTGGTTGGCCGTCTGTAAGTCCAGATTTGAATCTATAGGTCTACAGTTTGTGGTCAGAGTTGGAGAATATAACCTGTCGAATACCgcacaaaaattttaagaatatcaaaaaatatttgctttgaacAGCGTCGTTAATACCAATAGAAATGGTGCGAGCTGCTATTGATAAATGAAGCTTGTATGAAATCAAAACGTTgccatttcgaataaaattttgtacattactcatttaatatatgtatggcaggactaagtatatatatacatagtctTAACTACTTTCAatacagttatttatttaaaatctttaCAGCAATATTGTTGTAACTTCAGATGTTTTAATAATCCTATTCcagaatataaattaattagggACGAATAAATAAAGGGTACTGGTAACATACATATAAGAAGAATACTCAACTACTTGCAACTGAGTGCACTCATTATTTATCTaaatattgtaaacaaattaattcaaaacattaagatttttgtttacatatttagatatattcTGTCTCTTCTTTGTTCTTTGATAATGCCCGTACTAGTTTGTTAGTACTAATctcattctatataaaaatatttgaataataaattgataGTTGCCGATCCGATATATCTTATCTGATTTCGTATTTGATGTCAAATGCCTAATGCTTACAAACGCCTCCGTAAGTTTTTAAATCACCTGTTGTATCACAGATAACTCAGGCTAGTTTGTAGCAAAGACTTGGGCGGGTGTGCATGAATGCAAGctgtatacgtacatacaaatacaagtatgttatagCTTATTAAATTTGCAGCTAACATTGcgataaatgtatttttatattatatatataaataaataatcaactCACCAGGTTTTCGTTTTTTGGGCGTACAGGTTTGGGAAGAAGCTGATGAAACTTCCGATGGTATGCCCGTTTGAGCATTATTTGAACCCGTCACCACACCAGCTGCATTCGAAACTAATGCACTAATTTGCGAGGAAATACTTTCCGATCGTCGGAAAGTATCTCGCAATCTATTTAGAGAGGATAATGATGGGGAACCAGATAAAAGGTTATTAGAGGCATTGCTGGCGGTTTCTTCACTATCTGGACTACGCAACAAGAGATTACGCGAACTACTCATTTTAGCACAACACTTCTATTCTTACACAGCACAACACCTTTAACACGTCACAAACTAAAATAGTAATTAATGCAGATATTAATGAATGTTAGAAATGGTTCATTTAATTAACATTAATATCCAGACAGATTggatgaaaacaaaatttgcgAGTCCAAAACATTTACTTCTGTTTTGCTGTACTTGACatttctgttaattttttttataatttccttCTGCactttttgataaatatttggttttttgctGTCATTTTGACGTTTCTTGTTACGACACAATAAGCAGCTGATATCTTACCGCGGACATTATTCGTAAATTTATTTGGTGAGAAATGAGCCTCCTTAAAAAGGTAATTGAAggtttttcaattaatataacTATAATAAACACATTTTCTCATTGTAGAGCGCACAACAGTTGTTGGAAAACACAAATTTGTGTTCTCAAGCAATCGCCGCAACAGCTGCTGCATTCCACACAAGTCCAGTATGCAGTCGCGTGCAAGCTGGTCGATACCGTGTTACGACAAAACGTAATCGTGCACTCACATATGAAATGGCCAACCCTCCCCACTATATTGCACATCGCAAAGCTTGGAACTCATGGAATACGTGTacgtataaaaattttattattacaaatactatattctatttaaatgaattttatttattgcttcataCAGCATCTATGTTGGATGGACAACGGGCCTCACAGACAGCCATTGAAGATGTGTTTATGCGCAAGTTCATGACTGGTACCTGGCATGCGCTTATTTTATCCGAAGTGATTATCAAAAGGCAACATAACATGATAAGAATATCTGCCATTGTTCGCCAAGCAATTAGTCCGAGAAAGGTGTACTTCCTTATTGGTTATACTGAAGAGCTCCTCTCGTATTGGTTGCAGTGTCCGGTGACATTGGAGTTGCAAACCGTTGCAGATAAAAAGGatgttatattcaaatatatttaagtgttATGTAGACGTTGAAAAGGGATGGGAATAACCAAATATAGCGCAGTCCTGACGAAATTTGTTTATCAGTGTACAGTGATCTCGTTGTGGTTCTTATTACTTTGCCAAGTTTTAATGGCTTTGTTAACTATGGTAGCGTCTTGATCCTTTACCTACAATTAATCGGATagattcatatttatattaagtgtCTCAATCGTTTTCATACCTGTTCAATTAGAGTTTTTAAGTCAAGTATTGAGTTGCAACCAAACACATGATTTCTCAGCGTTTTAACTAAATCCAAGAAAACAAAGACAACAATTTTTCTCGAACCGCCACATATTTTGTCCCATACTTTTACTAATGCTGTATCAGTTATGACTCCGGCGAAGCAGGTTACGTAccatttttctaatatttcccCTGTATTAAAAACACCCAGTTTCTCTAAGTGGCTGCaatgtaattatatatgaaatgttgtttcttttatatttcgaaaaaaaatattgcaccaAAACTAACTTATTCAATTCAATGTCCTCACGCTTTAACAGCGTCTGTGTGAGTTCCATTAATTTCGAGCATTCTTGTTCTATTCCTTTTGTGCATGCAAAAAACTCCTTAGCTATCCAATAAGTCTCCACATCATTATCGAATATTTGTAGAAGTACTTTAACAATTTCCATAAAATTGTTATCATCGTCCGGTGGACCGGTTAATGGGTGCAACAGTCGACCATTTTCCAAAAGCCACATTGCCTGCAGCACTTTACTTTTCGGTGAGTTGTTATCGATATATTGCATTTTAGTTACTGCACGGTGCAAGTCCTCGTAAACGGCAGTGcgttgtaataatatataatccATTGAGTTTTTGTGTAGTGGTAGTACACCAAGTATAATACTCCACAATAGGCCACGTTGTGCCGTAGGTACAGTATAACTTAAACAAAACTGCTTTAATTTTGAGTGATTACGTATATTGTCTTGGAGCAGTTTATTTAGCGATTTCTTTTCCTCAACGGAATAACATCCCACTTTTTCATAATAACTCGAACGGAAATTTCGTTCATCCATTTTTCTCGTCTTTTTCAATTTGATCTTTTAAGTATTTCCGTGCGCAATATcggttaaaaataattatttagcatattttttactaaaactaTGACAGTTTGGaatcaatttattaaaagatTAAATAGTAAACAATAGAGGTTCGCTATATATATcgatttatataaacataatcaTATGCATTCATCGATATAATTACTGATcgatacatacattttttactgGGTAATCCTGAAATCTAAAAAGAATacaaaagtaaat
It contains:
- the LOC106616054 gene encoding uncharacterized protein isoform X2, with the protein product MKICVSLVLLMLLCPGGCPVYDFDLRTIQQPSQFANGLKLAADLNSEFNQGIMNFHVLNDKDRFDVENTCKLDGISDDPVESPTRKLKYLRRAEEEDITNMELNEFVGSNLFDSTRKNCFSPEDLNLLAARRDFEYLLPKDLPKCLLNDDMLKMLLNYFYNGNEFIQRMNDVSRKVVERAYYDMLGGYLRSYMLPVAKYSYYGGKASLKVVSSVVELYQQCKSYLNTNGNGWKMPILLEEMESVRVDSIRGSDCGGDGNGAGGGPTGCARLEMLPANDGDENVMLVALPKLEADCIENGLSNIWLPFRKRRNYDLRSPKSAYIIMRFYETVTRCYQSQSMPQEAYNYKFIAWINENLKPHLSDEEFYPGLGGVLRIVEKLRKGRKALNLNDDEALNQRIEDLSGTRVNDIGGVGDSKSDDGFSDMELAQKALEYKMKESARKTMINSKRWFEKSDNDNRQLQSRKICEKSKAQQNQHSPQTQQNQTHKTKKPKCKTKGGKHGGAGSLIKLTSEEQKHYLKYLCCIIGLILLILLIILLVAMLLRYRKRRRKTEPKPKPPKKKRRCPAWCSFLLCRKKPADEEIVIKPETKSVIATQPHRRASTSTSSLACQPAAKCIPCSKRATKESESAPIIETTSLDYYSSSEPESKVRQKAKKSKQKVVTIDEKKKKKSASPSPTKTKPAPAKSKAVPPKSRLAGGAELKSSSSSDSTKRLGIQRTIPTDNKKK
- the LOC106616054 gene encoding uncharacterized protein isoform X1, with amino-acid sequence MKICVSLVLLMLLCPGGCPVYDFDLRTIQQPSQFANGLKLAADLNSEFNQGIMNFHVLNDKDRFDVENTCKLDGISDDPVESPTRKLKYLRRAEEEDITNMELNEFVGSNLFDSTRKNCFSPEDLNLLAARRDFEYLLPKDLPKCLLNDDMLKMLLNYFYNGNEFIQRMNDVSRKVVERAYYDMLGGYLRSYMLPVAKYSYYGGKASLKVVSSVVELYQQCKSYLNTNGNGWKMPILLEEMESVRVDSIRGSDCGGDGNGAGGGPTGCARLEMLPANDGDENVMLVALPKLEADCIENGLSNIWLPFRKRRNYDLRSPKSAYIIMRFYETVTRCYQSQSMPQEAYNYKFIAWINENLKPHLSDEEFYPGLGGVLRIVEKLRKGRKALNLNDDEALNQRIEDLSGTRVNDIGGVGDSKSDDGFSDMELAQKALEYKMKESARKTMINSKRWFEKSDNDNRQLQSRKICEKSKAQQNQHSPQTQQNQTHKTKKPKCKTKGGKHGGAGSLIKLTSEEQKHYLKYLCCIIGLILLILLIILLVAMLLRYRKRRRKTEPKPKPPKKKRRCPAWCSFLLCRKKPADEEIVIKPETKSVIATQPHRRASTSTSSLACQPAAKCIPCSKRATKESESAPIIETTSLDYYSSSEPESKVRQKAKKSKQKVVTIDEKKKKKSASPSPTKTKPAPAKSKAVPPKSRLAGGAELKSSSSSDSTKRLGIQRTIPTDNKKSSNEEDMPLLPQPERPASRDHSKGSRSWETMYDT
- the mRpS24 gene encoding small ribosomal subunit protein uS3m — protein: MSLLKKSAQQLLENTNLCSQAIAATAAAFHTSPVCSRVQAGRYRVTTKRNRALTYEMANPPHYIAHRKAWNSWNTSSMLDGQRASQTAIEDVFMRKFMTGTWHALILSEVIIKRQHNMIRISAIVRQAISPRKVYFLIGYTEELLSYWLQCPVTLELQTVADKKDVIFKYI
- the TBC1d7 gene encoding TBC1 domain family member 7, with the translated sequence MDERNFRSSYYEKVGCYSVEEKKSLNKLLQDNIRNHSKLKQFCLSYTVPTAQRGLLWSIILGVLPLHKNSMDYILLQRTAVYEDLHRAVTKMQYIDNNSPKSKVLQAMWLLENGRLLHPLTGPPDDDNNFMEIVKVLLQIFDNDVETYWIAKEFFACTKGIEQECSKLMELTQTLLKREDIELNNHLEKLGVFNTGEILEKWYVTCFAGVITDTALVKVWDKICGGSRKIVVFVFLDLVKTLRNHVFGCNSILDLKTLIEQVKDQDATIVNKAIKTWQSNKNHNEITVH